The sequence below is a genomic window from Denitratisoma sp. DHT3.
TCTGCGTTTCTTCGGGTGCGAACAGGGCGATCAGTTCGTGGGTGAGCTTCTCGACCTTGGTGGAATTGTCGGTAATGAAGTTGCACGCATAGACATCGAGAGTCACGGCGGCCCGCTCCGGCCAGGTATGTATCGCCAGGTGCGATTCCGCCAGCAGCAGCACTCCCGTGACACCCCCTGGCTGTCCCTGATGTGCCGGAAAAGTGATCCATTTTTCGCCGACGATCGTCAACCCGGCGGCCTCGGTGAGGCTGCGACAAATCGCCGCCAGGCGTGGTTCATGGACCAGCAAATCCGGTTCGCCACGACATTGGTGAATATCCGCAGTCAGATGTAGCCCCTGCATCGTTACCTTTCCAAAATTACAGGTGTTGTTCGAATCCGCCCGCTCGCCGCCACGGCGCCGGCCGATGGCGGCGGGAACGCGTCAAGTGACAGGCGTTCTTCTCGGCGCGGCGCCTTGCAGGTGCTCTCGCCTACAGTGCGACAGCTTGTTCCTGGTCCGGTTCCGGATCGGCGCATGCCTTGTTTGGCGCGGATGACGGCCGGCGCGAACCCGTCGGCGTCACCGAAACCACGGTGAACGGAAAAGCGCCGCCGACTGTCTGTCCCTCCCTGCGCCCGAGCAGCGCCACGCCCGTCGGCGAGAGTATCGACACGTGGCCCCTGGCTGAATCCTCGTCTTCGGGGTAGACGAGCTCGACCTCGTGTCCGATGCCGCTGATGTGATCGATATAGCGCACGCGCGAGCCCATCGCGACGATATCCGCCTGCATCGATTCCGGCGACACGACGACCGCCCGTTCCAGTTCCGCGCGCAGGTCAGGCGGCGGCTGCATGGCCATCAGCAGGATGAAATCGATATCGCTGACGATCAAACTGGTGTTCCTCATGACGCCTTTCCTTCTGACAGTCGTGGAAGTGTTTCCTGTTGGGCGACAAACTCGCCCTCGTCTCCACTCGCCTTCATGGAGCTGAAGCAGCGGTCGATCTCCTGTTCCGCGGCAATCCAGTCCGCCATCGCATCACCGGCGCAGAAACCGCGCCGTTCCGCGACATAGTAGGCAGCGACTTCGATGTAGCGATGGCGCTGCTCCGGCGTAATCGGCTGTGCGGCGTTGTTTCCATTTCCGGTGGGCGCCGCTGCGGGCTTGCTTTTCAGTCTGGCCATTCGATGGTCCTCCATACAACGATTCTCGGAGCCCGGAAAAACAACCGTCGGCACTGTCTGTCCCGGGATCGATGGTATCGAAGAAAGCATCGGCGCATTAGCCACCCCGAGGGAATCAGAATGTATCTCTAGCGGCTACAATGCGACCTCCAAGTGCAATGGCGTCATTCATGAACGATCTCAATTTGATGGCGATTTTTGCCCGTGTCGCGGAGGCCGGCAGCTTTGCTGAGGCGGCCCGTCGCCTGGCGACTTCCCGCTCGGCCGTCAGCAAGGCGGTGACCCGCCTGGAAAGCATGCTTGGCGCGCAGTTGCTGAACCGCACGACCCGCCACCTCAGTCTGACCGAGATCGGTGTGGCCGTGGCCGAGCATTGCAACCGCATGCTCGAGGAGGCGGTCCAGGCCGAGCGCATCGTCGCCAGCCTCAGCACCGAGCCGCGCGGCGTGTTGCGTGTCAGTGCCTCCGTCGCTTTCGGCACCCTGCACATCGCGCCGCTGCTGGCGGAGTTTCTCTCCATGCACCCCGAGCTCACCATCGACATGACCATTACCGACCGCTGGATCGATCTGGCCGAGGAGGGCTATGACGTGGCGATTTGCGTCACGGGAGAGCCGCCGCCGAACTACGTGGCCAGAAAGCTGGCGCCTGTCCGACGCAAGCTGTGTGCGACACCCGGCTATTTCGCCAAGCGGGGACAGCCGCAAATGCCGGCCGATCTCGTCGCCCACTGCTGCCTCGACTACACCCGTTCCGGCGGGCAGGGGCGTTGGCGCTTCACCGGTCCGGAAGGGGAAATTTCAGTGCCGGTGACGGGTCCGTTGCGGATCGACGACGACGAGGCCCTGTCGCAGGCGGTGCTCGGCGGATTGGGACTCGGAATGCTGCCTACCTTCATCGTCGGCAAGGATATCCAGAGCGGCAAGTTGCAGGCGGTGCTCTCGGAATACATCCCGGTGGAGCAACACGTCTATGCGCTGTATCTGCCTACGCGCTATCTGCCCAGCAAGGTGAGGGTCTTCATTGACTTCCTGGTGGCTCACATTGGCAGCGAGCCCTATTGGGATCAAGGGTAGGCGGGACGCCGGCCATGAAGAGTTTCCTGATCGCCAATCCCAAGGGCGGCGTCGGCAAGAGCACCCTCGCCACCAATCTGGCGGCCTGGCTGGCGCGGCAGCGGCACAAGGTGATGCTGGGCGACATCGACCGCCAGCAGTCCTCCCGCGACTGGCTGCGCCTGCGCCCGCCGATCCTGCCGCGCATCGAATCCTGGGAGATCGGCGCCGACGGTCCGGCCCGGCCGCCCAGGGACACCACCCACGCGGTGCTGGATACGCCGGCCGGGCTCCACGGCAAGAAGCTGGCCCAGGTGCTGAAGCGGGTGCAGCGGGTGATCGTGCCCTTGCAGCCGTCGATTTTCGACATCCTGGCCACCCGCCAATTCCTCGACCTCCTGCTGGAGGAGCGGGAGATTCGCAAGCACCACGCCTTCGTCGCCGTGGTCGGCATGCGGGTGGATGCCCGTACCCGGGCGGCGGGGGAGCTGGACCGCTTTCTTGCCGGCCTCGGGCTGCCGGTGCTGACCTGTCTGCGGGATACGCAGAACTACGTCCAGGCCGCCGCCCACGGCATGAGCATTTTCGATCTCTCCCCCTCTCGCGCCGCGCAGGACTGGGCGCAGTGGCAACCTTTGCTGGAGTGGGTGGAGCAGGACTGATCCGCTCCGACCAAATTCCACCGCGCGGCGGCGGGCCGGGGCGATAAAATCCCGTTCATGTCCGCGCCCCGTTTCGTCCATCTCCGTCTCCACAGCGAGTATTCCATCACCGACGGCATCGTCCGCCTCGACGACGCCATCGGCCGCGCCGTGGCCGATGGCATGGCGGCGCTGGCCCTGACCGACCTGGCCAACCTGTTCGGCATGGTCAAGTTCTACACCGGCGCCCGCGGCAAGGGGCTGAAGCCCGTCATCGGCGCCGACGTCTGGGTGCGCGACGAGGATGCCCGCGACCCGGTCCGTGACACTTTCGCCCGCACCCTGTTGCTGGTGAAGAACCGCGGCGGCTACCTGCGCCTGTGCGAGCTGCTCTCCGCCGCCTATCTGGCGCCGCGCCGCCAGGGCCGGGCCGAGATCACCCTGGCGGCGCTGGCGAACGGTGACAACTCGGGACTGATCGCCCTGTCCGGCGGCGCGCTGGGGGACGTCGGGCAAGCGCTCGTGGCCGGCAAGACGGATCTGGCCGAGGGGCGCGCCCTGCGCTGGGCGCGGCTGTTTCCCGACAGCTACTACCTGGAGGTGCAGCGTCCCCACGGCGACCGCGCACATGCCCAGCAGGAGGCGCTGGTGGGCCACACCGCGGCCCTGGCCAGCAAGCTGGACCTGCCGCTGGTGGCGACCCATCCGATCCAGTTCGTGGACGCCGACGACTTCATGGCCCACGAGGCCCGGGTCTGCATCGCCGAGGGCTACGTGCTGGCCGACACGCGCCGGCCCAAGCCGTTCTTCCCGGCACAGTGCTTCAAGACCCAGGCCGAGATGGCGGAACTGTTCGCCGACCTGCCCGAGGCCATCGAGAACACGGTGGAGATCGCCAAGCGCTGCAATCTCTCGATCACCCTGGGCAAGAACTTCCTGCCGGACTTCCCCACGCCCCCGGGCGTGAGCCTCGACCAGCATCTGGCCAACGAATCGCGCGCCGGCCTGGCCAAGCGCCTGGTCCAGCTCTATCCCGACCCGGCCGAGCGGGAGGCCCAGCGCCAGCACTATGAGGAGCGCCTGGAGTTCGAGATCGCCACCATCCAGCAGATGGGCTTCCCCGGCTACTTCCTGATCGTCGCCGACTTCATCCAGTGGTCGAAGAACAACGGCGTGCCGGTGGGGCCGGGGCGGGGCTCCGGCGCCGGTTCGCTGGTGGCCTATTCGCTGCTGATCACCGACCTCGATCCGCTGTACTACGAACTGCTGTTCGAGCGCTTCCTCAATCCGGAACGGGTCTCCATGCCCGACTTCGACGTGGACTTCTGCCAGGAGGGCCGCGACCGGGTGATCCAGTACGTGAAGGAGAAGTACGGCAGCCACGCCGTGTCGCAGATCACCACCTTCGGCACCATGGCGGCCAAGGCGGTGATCCGCGACGTCGGACGGGTGCTGGACCTGCCCTTCAACTTCGTCGACCAGTTCGCCAAGCTGATTCCCAACGAACTGGGCATCACCTTGCAGGACGCCCTGGAGAAGGAGCCCCAGATCCGCGAGCGGATCGACAACGAGGAGGAGATCGCCCAGCTCTGGGAACTGGCGACCAAGCTGGAGGGCATGACCCGCAACGTCGGCATGCATGCCGGCGGGGTGCTGATCGCGCCGGGCAAGCTGACCGATTTCTGCCCGCTCTATTCCGCCGACGGCGGCGGCTCGGTGGTGAGCCAGTTCGACAAGGACGACGTGGAACAGGCGGGCCTGGTGAAGTTCGACTTCCTCGGCCTGCGCACCCTGACCATCCTCAACGAGGCGGTGCATTTCGCCAACACGGTGGAGGGCGCGAACGAAGGCAAGGGGATCGATCTGGAAACCCTGCCCCTGGACGACGTCGCCACCTACGAGCAGGTGTTCAAGAACGCCAACACCACGGCGGTGTTCCAGTTCGAATCCGGCGGCATGAAGGACATGCTGGTGCAGGCCCGGCCCGACCGCCTGGAGGACCTGATCGCCCTGAACGCGCTCTACCGGCCGGGGCCGATGGACCTGATCCCCAGCTTCATCGCGCGCAAGCACGGGCGCGAGAAAGTCACCTACCTGACGCCCTCGCTGGAAAAGGTGCTGGCCAACACCTACGGCATCATGGTGTACCAGGAGCAGGTGATGCAGACCGCGCAGGTGGTCGCCGGCTACTCGCTGGGCGGCGCCGACATGCTGCGCCGCGCGATGGGCAAGAAGAAGCCCGAGGAGATGGCCAAGCAGCGTGCCGTGTTCGTCGAGGGCGCGGGCGGGAACGGCATCGGCGAAGCCACCGCCAACGAGATCTTCGACTACATCGACAAGTTCGCCGGCTACGGTTTCAACAAGTCCCACGCCGCCGCCTATTCGCTGGTGGCGTATCACACGGCCTGGCTGAAGTGCCATCACCCGGCCTCCTTCATGGCCGCCACCCTGTCGTCGGAAATGGCCAACACCGACAAGGTGCAGTTCTTCTGCAACGACGCCAAGAGCAACGGCCTCGTCTTCCTGCCGCCGGACATCAACGCCAGCGGCATCCGTTTCCAGCCGGTGGACGGCGGGACCATCCGCTACGGCCTGGGCGCGATCAAGGGCACCGGCGAGGCGGCGCTGTCGGTGATCCTCAAGGCCCGCGACGAGGGGGGGGCATTCACGGACCTGTTCGACTTCTGCCGCCGCATCGACAAGCGGGTGGTGAACCGGCGCGTGATCGAGGCCCTGATCCGGGCCGGCGCCTTCGACAGCATCGACGACCATCGCCACAAGCTCTTCGCTTCCGTCGGCATCGCCCTGGAGGCGGCCGAACAGGCCGAGCGCAACGCGCACCAGGGCGGACTGTTCGATTTCGGCGGACCGGGGGAGACGGCCGCCGCCGAACTGCACTACCTGGAGGTGCCGCGCTGGAGCGAGCGCGAGCAGTTGCTGAACGAGAAGCCGGCCCTGGGTTTTTTCCTCTCCGGCCACCCGTTCAACGGCTACCGCGCCGAGGTGACCCGCTTCGCCAAGCGCGGCCTGGCGCAACTGGAGCCGCAGAAGGAGCTGGTGCTGATGGCCGGCGTCGTGGTCTCCACACGCACCCAGATGACCCGGCGCGGCAAGATGGCGATCGTGATGCTGGACGACGCCAGCGCCCAGCTGGA
It includes:
- a CDS encoding GreA/GreB family elongation factor, with amino-acid sequence MRNTSLIVSDIDFILLMAMQPPPDLRAELERAVVVSPESMQADIVAMGSRVRYIDHISGIGHEVELVYPEDEDSARGHVSILSPTGVALLGRREGQTVGGAFPFTVVSVTPTGSRRPSSAPNKACADPEPDQEQAVAL
- a CDS encoding DUF2934 domain-containing protein; translated protein: MARLKSKPAAAPTGNGNNAAQPITPEQRHRYIEVAAYYVAERRGFCAGDAMADWIAAEQEIDRCFSSMKASGDEGEFVAQQETLPRLSEGKAS
- a CDS encoding LysR family transcriptional regulator; its protein translation is MNDLNLMAIFARVAEAGSFAEAARRLATSRSAVSKAVTRLESMLGAQLLNRTTRHLSLTEIGVAVAEHCNRMLEEAVQAERIVASLSTEPRGVLRVSASVAFGTLHIAPLLAEFLSMHPELTIDMTITDRWIDLAEEGYDVAICVTGEPPPNYVARKLAPVRRKLCATPGYFAKRGQPQMPADLVAHCCLDYTRSGGQGRWRFTGPEGEISVPVTGPLRIDDDEALSQAVLGGLGLGMLPTFIVGKDIQSGKLQAVLSEYIPVEQHVYALYLPTRYLPSKVRVFIDFLVAHIGSEPYWDQG
- a CDS encoding ParA family protein, which translates into the protein MKSFLIANPKGGVGKSTLATNLAAWLARQRHKVMLGDIDRQQSSRDWLRLRPPILPRIESWEIGADGPARPPRDTTHAVLDTPAGLHGKKLAQVLKRVQRVIVPLQPSIFDILATRQFLDLLLEEREIRKHHAFVAVVGMRVDARTRAAGELDRFLAGLGLPVLTCLRDTQNYVQAAAHGMSIFDLSPSRAAQDWAQWQPLLEWVEQD
- the dnaE gene encoding DNA polymerase III subunit alpha encodes the protein MSAPRFVHLRLHSEYSITDGIVRLDDAIGRAVADGMAALALTDLANLFGMVKFYTGARGKGLKPVIGADVWVRDEDARDPVRDTFARTLLLVKNRGGYLRLCELLSAAYLAPRRQGRAEITLAALANGDNSGLIALSGGALGDVGQALVAGKTDLAEGRALRWARLFPDSYYLEVQRPHGDRAHAQQEALVGHTAALASKLDLPLVATHPIQFVDADDFMAHEARVCIAEGYVLADTRRPKPFFPAQCFKTQAEMAELFADLPEAIENTVEIAKRCNLSITLGKNFLPDFPTPPGVSLDQHLANESRAGLAKRLVQLYPDPAEREAQRQHYEERLEFEIATIQQMGFPGYFLIVADFIQWSKNNGVPVGPGRGSGAGSLVAYSLLITDLDPLYYELLFERFLNPERVSMPDFDVDFCQEGRDRVIQYVKEKYGSHAVSQITTFGTMAAKAVIRDVGRVLDLPFNFVDQFAKLIPNELGITLQDALEKEPQIRERIDNEEEIAQLWELATKLEGMTRNVGMHAGGVLIAPGKLTDFCPLYSADGGGSVVSQFDKDDVEQAGLVKFDFLGLRTLTILNEAVHFANTVEGANEGKGIDLETLPLDDVATYEQVFKNANTTAVFQFESGGMKDMLVQARPDRLEDLIALNALYRPGPMDLIPSFIARKHGREKVTYLTPSLEKVLANTYGIMVYQEQVMQTAQVVAGYSLGGADMLRRAMGKKKPEEMAKQRAVFVEGAGGNGIGEATANEIFDYIDKFAGYGFNKSHAAAYSLVAYHTAWLKCHHPASFMAATLSSEMANTDKVQFFCNDAKSNGLVFLPPDINASGIRFQPVDGGTIRYGLGAIKGTGEAALSVILKARDEGGAFTDLFDFCRRIDKRVVNRRVIEALIRAGAFDSIDDHRHKLFASVGIALEAAEQAERNAHQGGLFDFGGPGETAAAELHYLEVPRWSEREQLLNEKPALGFFLSGHPFNGYRAEVTRFAKRGLAQLEPQKELVLMAGVVVSTRTQMTRRGKMAIVMLDDASAQLEVSVFNELWDAERSKIKEDELLLVEGKVQKDEYMGGLRVTADKLMTLAEARSRFARQLRLSMNGQADAEKLRSLLSPHRHGPCPVRLAYRNGEAEVEMTLPEDWRVRLDDALLEALRDWLTPDNVKVIYA